In Lactiplantibacillus pentosus, the sequence TCTGGTTGACGCCGACCACGTTGGTTTCCTCAAGAAACGCCTGATTATCGTCGTTACGTGGCGCGTGCAGGAAATCTTGGTAGTTATCATTGGCATTAGTTGCCATATGAAAGAGGGACGACGCGATGAAAAATAGCAGTAGATAGCCGAGATGCAGCTGATGATAATTATAAAACGCGTACATACTCCCCAAAACGAACGGTAAAACGCTCGCGATTAAAGATTTTATTTCGACAAATTCAAGAAACACCTTTGGTTTCAATGATTTACACCATCCTTTTGTTTGACAACCTAACCAGTTATTTGTACCTTTAGTATAGATTGTATTTTAGAATGTGACTGGCTGCAAGTGTCGGCGTCTTCACGCCCCGGAGCCATCTCTATAAAAAACGGGGGATTTCATGATGATGCAAACCATTTGGCAACCTAATAGTGCCGTAGCAAATGAACTAAAAGCTTTAAAACCGTACCTGGCAGCAAACGTTAAGATTGATAACGCTGCGATCAATCAGCGCGTCCATCAATTATTAGCGGCAGGTGGAAAATTTTTACGGCCGGGCTTTTTTTATTTGTTCAGTCAATTTGGAACTGAGCATGATTCAGTTCGTTTACAGGCGGGCGCGGCGGCCATGGAGCTATTGCACGTGGCGACCCTGATTCACGATGACGTAATTGATGAATCGCCAGAACGCCGCCATGTCACCACCATTCATCAAGATTATGGGCAACGAAACGCGATTTACGCGGGGGACTTACTGTTTACCTGTTATTTTGATCAAGTCTTGATTGCGGCTAAGTCGGCGGATGATATTCGAATCAACACGGCCGCGATGCGCGCCATTTTGCAGGGGGAGCTCGACCAGATGTCCCATAACTACGACCCCACCACGACTGTAGACGACTACTTGGCAATTGCCAGAGGGAAGACAGCTCGGTTATTTAGCCTCAGTTGTGAACAGGGGGCGCACTTTGCGGCTGCTCCTGAAAACGTTGTCAAACTCGC encodes:
- a CDS encoding polyprenyl synthetase family protein; translated protein: MMQTIWQPNSAVANELKALKPYLAANVKIDNAAINQRVHQLLAAGGKFLRPGFFYLFSQFGTEHDSVRLQAGAAAMELLHVATLIHDDVIDESPERRHVTTIHQDYGQRNAIYAGDLLFTCYFDQVLIAAKSADDIRINTAAMRAILQGELDQMSHNYDPTTTVDDYLAIARGKTARLFSLSCEQGAHFAAAPENVVKLAQQIGERLGLAYQMLDDVLDFAGDEALTQKPVLNDLKDGVYSLPLIYALTADPNLATILPQPGDKISNEHLLMIRDQVIALGGVTQAQQLATHYTKTALNLIDQLPAGETQQTIRRLVTELLVRNH